From Pseudanabaena sp. PCC 6802, one genomic window encodes:
- a CDS encoding NF041680 family putative transposase — MISLDKLEQFRKYTYEIIGNGRDALFDLMDAVLTSRSVSSFVELSLSPLFRREWSSIYEALQDSHPPREDLMKQYIQQMPAAEVTILAGDHTAWSRPYAVTLQERTYEHQPQPGVGSKPVTVGQGYSTIAWIPESEGSFALPLRHERITSFENPIQKAASQLRLVCAEIPGTVLFLGDGEYGCAPFLQQTADIPCIKLLRLRPNRVLYHAPKDYEGHGRPHKHGEKFSLKDSDTWSIPQADITIAEPKLGRLQIRRWPNLHLKQAADHPFTLILVERLDMPESKPLWLIWVAKDEPILSEVWQKYLRRFAIEHWYRLVRQRLHWTIPQLSTPAQMETWSDLMPLLTWQLWLARELVQDSPLPWQKPMTKLSPGRVANAFALVLVRIGSPSPDPKPRGKSPGWPLGKKRTQRIRYPTVKKRYAKPLKKASAATA, encoded by the coding sequence ATGATTAGTTTGGATAAACTTGAGCAATTTCGCAAGTACACGTACGAAATTATAGGGAACGGGAGAGATGCGCTGTTCGACTTGATGGATGCGGTACTGACGAGTCGGAGTGTTTCATCGTTTGTGGAACTTTCGTTAAGCCCATTATTTCGGAGGGAGTGGTCGAGTATCTATGAAGCACTGCAAGATAGTCATCCTCCACGTGAAGACTTGATGAAGCAATACATACAGCAAATGCCGGCAGCAGAGGTGACGATATTGGCGGGCGACCATACAGCCTGGTCGCGTCCCTATGCGGTGACATTACAAGAACGCACCTACGAACATCAACCTCAACCGGGAGTAGGAAGCAAACCTGTTACGGTGGGGCAAGGATACAGCACAATTGCCTGGATTCCAGAGTCAGAAGGGAGTTTTGCCTTACCGTTGCGGCATGAGCGGATCACCAGTTTCGAGAACCCGATTCAGAAAGCCGCTAGTCAGTTACGCTTGGTTTGTGCGGAAATTCCTGGGACTGTGCTTTTCCTGGGGGATGGCGAGTATGGGTGCGCACCATTTTTGCAGCAAACAGCAGACATCCCGTGTATCAAGCTGCTCAGGCTACGCCCCAACCGGGTTCTGTATCATGCCCCAAAGGATTACGAGGGGCATGGGCGACCCCATAAGCATGGAGAGAAATTTAGCCTCAAAGACTCTGACACTTGGTCTATTCCCCAAGCAGACATCACAATTGCAGAGCCTAAACTGGGACGATTGCAAATTCGTCGATGGCCAAACCTGCACTTAAAGCAAGCCGCAGACCATCCCTTTACACTCATTCTGGTCGAACGTCTTGATATGCCTGAATCGAAACCCCTGTGGTTGATTTGGGTCGCTAAAGACGAGCCAATCTTGAGTGAGGTATGGCAAAAATATCTGCGCAGATTTGCCATTGAGCATTGGTATCGCTTGGTGCGTCAACGTCTCCATTGGACAATCCCTCAGCTTTCTACCCCTGCTCAGATGGAGACTTGGTCGGACTTGATGCCTTTACTTACTTGGCAATTGTGGCTCGCTCGTGAACTTGTCCAAGACTCTCCTCTGCCTTGGCAGAAACCGATGACTAAATTGTCTCCTGGTCGAGTTGCAAATGCTTTTGCTTTAGTTTTGGTCAGGATTGGCTCTCCTTCCCCTGACCCTAAACCTCGCGGTAAGTCTCCAGGTTGGCCTCTTGGGAAAAAACGAACCCAACGGATTCGTTATCCTACTGTCAAAAAACGCTATGCCAAGCCCCTCAAAAAAGCTTCCGCTGCAACTGCTTAG
- the lspA gene encoding signal peptidase II, producing the protein MIKNTLFWVAALICLCLDQTSKHMVMQNLQLYDSIAIWQGVFHLTYITNSGAAFSLFHQSGDWLKWVSLAVSLGLIVLGCVSNKLDAWEKIGYGCILGGAIGNGIDRFANGVVIDFLDFKLINFPVFNLADVSINVGLACLVVALTRNSAHQNDGRKSR; encoded by the coding sequence ATGATCAAAAACACTTTATTTTGGGTTGCGGCGCTAATTTGCCTGTGTCTCGACCAAACCAGCAAGCATATGGTCATGCAGAACCTTCAGCTTTATGACTCTATAGCAATCTGGCAGGGTGTATTCCATCTCACATACATTACTAATTCAGGTGCGGCTTTTAGCCTGTTCCATCAGTCCGGTGATTGGTTAAAGTGGGTATCTCTCGCTGTCAGTTTAGGATTAATTGTGTTGGGCTGCGTCAGTAATAAGCTCGATGCATGGGAAAAAATTGGCTATGGCTGCATCCTGGGGGGAGCAATTGGTAATGGGATTGATAGGTTTGCCAATGGGGTCGTGATTGATTTCCTGGATTTTAAGTTGATTAACTTCCCGGTGTTTAATTTAGCTGATGTATCGATCAACGTGGGGCTAGCTTGCTTAGTAGTGGCTCTCACGCGCAATTCTGCCCATCAAAATGATGGTCGTAAAAGTAGATAA
- a CDS encoding chlorophyll a/b-binding protein, which translates to MTEPAQTPQAKDPTFGFNTYAERLNGRAAMIGFLLAVAIEFFTGQGVLAWLGIINAT; encoded by the coding sequence ATGACCGAACCCGCACAAACTCCTCAGGCAAAAGACCCAACCTTCGGTTTTAACACCTATGCCGAACGCCTTAACGGTCGCGCTGCCATGATTGGCTTTTTATTGGCTGTCGCGATCGAATTTTTTACAGGTCAAGGAGTATTGGCCTGGTTGGGGATAATTAATGCTACATAG
- the rpaB gene encoding response regulator transcription factor RpaB has translation MESHKEKILVVDDEASIRRILETRLSMIGYEVVTAADGEEAISMFHQEAPDLVVLDVMMPKLDGYGVCQELRKESDIPIIMLTALGDVADRITGLELGADDYVVKPFSPKELEARIRSVLRRFERNGSSGIPSSGVIHVGNIRIDTNKRQVYKGDERIRLTGMEFSLLELLVGKSGDAFSRSDILQEVWGYTPERHVDTRVVDVHISRLRAKLEEDPSNPELILTARGTGYLFQRIIEPGEDA, from the coding sequence TTGGAGAGTCATAAGGAAAAAATACTGGTAGTTGACGATGAGGCTAGTATTCGCCGCATCCTGGAAACCAGGCTTTCAATGATCGGCTATGAAGTGGTAACCGCAGCCGATGGGGAGGAAGCTATTAGTATGTTTCATCAGGAAGCTCCCGATCTGGTGGTGCTAGATGTCATGATGCCCAAATTAGATGGTTATGGCGTTTGTCAAGAGCTGCGCAAGGAATCGGATATTCCCATTATCATGCTCACTGCGCTTGGCGATGTTGCAGATCGAATTACAGGACTGGAACTAGGTGCCGATGACTACGTTGTTAAGCCATTCTCGCCAAAGGAACTAGAAGCGCGAATCCGCTCCGTACTGCGCCGCTTTGAACGCAATGGTTCCTCGGGCATCCCTAGTTCTGGCGTGATCCATGTTGGCAACATTCGGATCGATACCAACAAGCGTCAGGTGTATAAGGGTGACGAACGCATTCGGCTGACCGGCATGGAATTTAGTTTATTGGAATTACTCGTGGGTAAATCTGGCGATGCTTTTTCGCGCTCCGATATTCTCCAGGAAGTATGGGGCTACACGCCCGAGCGTCATGTCGATACCCGTGTAGTTGACGTGCACATATCCCGCCTCCGTGCCAAGCTCGAAGAAGACCCCAGCAATCCCGAGCTTATCCTCACTGCCAGAGGGACTGGTTACCTGTTTCAGCGTATCATCGAACCAGGAGAAGACGCATAA
- a CDS encoding adenosine-specific kinase gives MEIKSVAMEIPDGSNIIIGHTHFIKSVEDLYEIMVGTSAQVKFGIAFCEASGPCLIRVAGNDDALQAVATKNAQALAAGHSFNILLKEAYPINFLNAIKQCPEVCTIYCATANPVQAIVAETEQGRGILGVVDGFSPKGIESETDAIARRDFLRQIGYKL, from the coding sequence ATGGAAATTAAGTCAGTTGCAATGGAAATTCCTGACGGTAGCAATATCATCATCGGCCATACCCACTTTATTAAAAGCGTTGAAGATTTATACGAAATCATGGTGGGTACGTCGGCTCAGGTTAAATTCGGCATTGCCTTTTGCGAAGCCTCCGGCCCTTGTCTGATCCGCGTGGCGGGTAATGACGACGCGCTGCAAGCAGTGGCGACTAAAAACGCGCAGGCATTGGCGGCAGGCCACAGTTTTAACATTCTGTTGAAAGAGGCATATCCCATCAACTTCCTCAATGCCATCAAACAATGCCCGGAAGTTTGCACGATCTATTGCGCTACAGCCAACCCGGTACAGGCGATCGTAGCCGAGACAGAGCAGGGACGAGGTATTCTGGGTGTCGTGGATGGTTTTTCACCTAAAGGGATAGAAAGCGAAACCGATGCGATCGCGCGGCGAGATTTTCTACGTCAAATTGGCTACAAGCTGTAA
- a CDS encoding phytoene desaturase family protein: MESFDYVVLGAGLGGLSAAACLARQGNRVAVLEKHYLPGGCCHTFDYGDYRFCADVHYVSEYGAHQPLKQFLNYIERDVPFNSLDPDCIDWVITPEANLRIPLGWENLRARLLSNFPEESHAIARYCDEIEHFHWQVHDLMQEVKWFDIKRWDWLKLPKYWDLFWKQHWTLQDLYDRVGLSPKLQALLAGQSGDYALPPNEIALLSHTAIVWDYSEGAYYPKHHFKHLVDTIVEAIVAGGGVVKYSTPVEHIEVRDRKVLSVTAGGEKYIATKAYISDLDPKLTVQLMGNPEVLSKKELQRLTGYEYSASAFNIYLGLHRTFEPQKYGIGNWNIWYYPDSDLNRAYQRQLAGDLHHPWIFLSCPTMKSNEPGMAPEGNHVLEIATICPYEPFKHLRETDPQAYKAQKREVYREIMASVRDLIPDVDAHARMKIYGTPTTSEHYLGQPQGNIYGAKLIPQNVGLHRMGYCTELPNLFLVGATAGYPGVPGVISNGMNVVELITGRSIRHKTEIQRRSVEWRVEERTGAR, translated from the coding sequence ATGGAAAGCTTCGATTATGTAGTTCTAGGAGCTGGTTTGGGCGGACTTTCAGCGGCAGCGTGTTTGGCACGGCAGGGGAATCGAGTTGCTGTGTTAGAAAAGCACTACTTACCCGGTGGGTGCTGCCACACGTTTGACTACGGCGATTACCGCTTCTGTGCTGACGTGCACTATGTCTCGGAATATGGCGCGCATCAGCCTCTCAAGCAATTTTTAAACTATATCGAGCGGGATGTTCCATTCAACTCCCTCGACCCTGACTGCATTGACTGGGTAATTACACCGGAAGCCAATCTCAGAATTCCATTGGGGTGGGAGAACCTGCGCGCGCGATTGCTGTCAAACTTCCCAGAGGAGTCGCACGCGATCGCTCGCTATTGCGACGAGATCGAACATTTTCACTGGCAGGTGCACGATTTAATGCAGGAAGTGAAATGGTTTGATATTAAGCGATGGGATTGGCTGAAACTGCCGAAATATTGGGATCTGTTTTGGAAACAGCACTGGACTTTACAAGACCTTTACGATCGCGTCGGTCTTTCCCCTAAACTGCAAGCTTTGCTAGCAGGTCAGAGTGGCGATTATGCTTTGCCGCCCAATGAAATCGCTCTGTTGAGCCATACTGCGATTGTTTGGGATTATTCAGAAGGGGCTTACTATCCCAAGCATCACTTCAAGCATCTGGTCGATACGATCGTAGAAGCGATCGTCGCAGGTGGCGGTGTAGTGAAATACTCCACGCCGGTCGAGCATATTGAAGTTCGCGATCGCAAGGTGTTGAGCGTTACGGCTGGAGGCGAAAAATACATAGCCACTAAAGCTTACATCAGCGATCTCGATCCTAAACTAACCGTTCAATTGATGGGCAATCCAGAAGTATTGAGCAAAAAAGAATTGCAACGCTTGACTGGTTATGAATACTCAGCCAGCGCCTTCAATATCTATTTGGGATTGCATCGTACGTTCGAGCCACAAAAGTACGGCATTGGCAATTGGAATATCTGGTACTATCCCGACAGCGATCTGAACCGAGCTTATCAGCGACAACTGGCAGGAGATTTGCACCATCCCTGGATTTTCCTGTCTTGTCCGACCATGAAATCCAACGAGCCGGGCATGGCTCCAGAGGGCAATCACGTTCTAGAGATCGCAACCATCTGCCCGTACGAACCTTTTAAACACCTGCGAGAAACCGATCCTCAAGCATACAAAGCTCAAAAACGAGAAGTCTATCGGGAAATTATGGCCAGCGTGCGAGATTTGATTCCCGACGTGGACGCGCACGCCCGCATGAAGATCTACGGCACGCCTACTACGAGCGAGCACTATCTGGGACAACCGCAGGGCAACATTTACGGTGCCAAATTGATACCCCAAAACGTTGGCCTGCATCGCATGGGCTATTGTACGGAATTACCTAACCTCTTCCTGGTGGGAGCCACCGCGGGCTATCCTGGCGTGCCGGGCGTGATTAGTAATGGGATGAATGTTGTCGAACTGATTACGGGGCGATCGATTCGGCACAAAACCGAGATCCAAAGGCGATCGGTCGAGTGGCGTGTCGAGGAACGAACCGGAGCGCGATAA
- a CDS encoding APC family permease, with translation MEPDVIEGKIAAEPHPSLTAIDAVATIVGIVVGAGIFKTPAIVAASTGSEVGFLSIWLVGGLISLVGVLCYAELATAYPHPGGEYHYLTRAFGGKMAWLFAWARLSVMQTGSIALLAFVFGDYFSQLLPLGEDTDRSASIYAACAVILLTALNAMGIQFSRWVQNGLTAAKILGLACVCLAGFTLARTQTPVLDAMQSTSKSYGLAAIFVLLTYGGWSEAAYISAELRDAQRNMTGVLVWSIAAIASIFMLVNLAYLKGLGLTAIARSDVVAAELMRRLLGETGAQFISLLIAVSVLGAMNGTIFTGARTTYALGRDFALFSWLGRWHPKIDAPINALLVQGAIALALVGLGTLTRQGFSSMVDYTAPVFWFFLLLVGLSLLVLRSREPEVTRPFRVPLYPLTPLLFCATCIYMLQASCTQTGIGAGVGIAALLVGLPILLLSRAIAGEDKKPEPIARANNGD, from the coding sequence GTGGAACCTGACGTAATAGAAGGCAAAATAGCCGCAGAACCTCATCCCTCACTTACCGCGATCGATGCCGTGGCGACGATTGTCGGGATCGTTGTGGGGGCGGGGATTTTTAAAACTCCTGCGATCGTCGCTGCCAGTACGGGTAGCGAAGTGGGCTTTCTCTCAATCTGGCTGGTAGGTGGCTTGATATCGCTGGTGGGGGTCTTGTGCTATGCCGAACTCGCCACCGCTTACCCGCATCCTGGTGGAGAATACCACTACTTAACTCGCGCGTTTGGTGGGAAGATGGCCTGGTTATTTGCCTGGGCGCGACTCAGCGTCATGCAGACTGGGTCTATCGCACTCCTGGCGTTTGTATTTGGCGATTACTTTTCTCAGTTGTTGCCTTTAGGAGAAGATACCGATCGCTCTGCTTCCATTTATGCTGCCTGTGCCGTTATCTTACTGACCGCGCTCAACGCTATGGGAATTCAATTCAGTAGATGGGTGCAAAACGGTTTGACTGCTGCAAAAATCCTGGGTTTAGCTTGCGTTTGCCTTGCAGGATTTACCCTGGCTAGAACTCAAACTCCCGTGCTAGATGCGATGCAAAGCACCTCGAAAAGTTATGGTTTGGCAGCTATCTTTGTATTGCTAACCTATGGAGGCTGGAGCGAAGCTGCGTATATTTCGGCAGAACTTCGCGACGCGCAACGCAATATGACCGGAGTACTAGTTTGGAGTATTGCCGCGATCGCCAGTATCTTTATGCTCGTCAACCTCGCCTACCTTAAAGGATTGGGTCTAACGGCGATCGCGAGATCGGATGTGGTGGCAGCGGAGTTGATGCGACGGTTGCTTGGCGAAACTGGAGCGCAGTTTATTAGTTTGCTTATTGCAGTTTCAGTACTGGGAGCTATGAACGGCACGATCTTTACGGGCGCTCGAACTACTTATGCATTGGGGCGGGATTTCGCTCTATTCAGTTGGCTCGGACGCTGGCATCCCAAGATCGATGCACCAATCAACGCTTTGCTCGTTCAGGGCGCGATCGCCTTAGCTCTAGTCGGTCTCGGTACCCTGACCCGCCAGGGGTTTAGCAGTATGGTGGACTACACCGCGCCCGTCTTCTGGTTTTTCCTGTTACTGGTCGGTCTGTCGCTTTTAGTACTGCGATCGCGCGAACCAGAAGTAACTCGACCGTTTCGCGTGCCTCTCTATCCGCTGACACCGTTGCTGTTCTGCGCGACGTGCATTTACATGCTACAGGCTAGTTGCACCCAGACTGGCATTGGCGCAGGGGTAGGAATTGCAGCACTGCTGGTCGGTCTGCCAATTTTGCTGCTGTCACGAGCGATCGCAGGAGAAGATAAGAAACCGGAACCAATCGCTAGAGCTAACAACGGGGATTAA
- a CDS encoding protein-L-isoaspartate(D-aspartate) O-methyltransferase, producing the protein MHVSLVIFLCIVLVILPAWAMMQFPMLAGTHAHGAGIDEFHSQRLHMVDRQLRSRGIQNAAVLKAMSEVPRHYFVNPSETHLAYEDYPLEIGYAQTISQPYVVAYMTEAAEISPNDKVLEIGTGSGYQAAVLSRLAKEVYTVEIVPALAEHARQILERLGYQNVHVKMGNGYEGWPEYAPYDAIVATAAPDRVPPALVEQLAVDGKLVIPVGTWEQDIVTIARTNNGLVEKRTIPVRFVPMTGKPSHLPSITGQAQARH; encoded by the coding sequence ATGCACGTATCCCTCGTTATTTTTCTATGCATCGTACTTGTAATCTTGCCCGCCTGGGCGATGATGCAGTTTCCCATGCTGGCTGGCACGCACGCGCACGGTGCAGGCATCGATGAATTTCACAGTCAGCGGTTGCACATGGTAGACCGACAATTGCGATCGCGCGGTATCCAGAACGCAGCCGTTCTGAAGGCTATGTCCGAAGTGCCCCGCCACTATTTCGTCAATCCATCTGAAACCCACCTGGCCTACGAAGACTATCCCCTGGAGATCGGCTACGCTCAAACCATCTCGCAGCCCTACGTCGTTGCCTACATGACCGAGGCGGCTGAAATTTCCCCTAATGACAAGGTGCTGGAGATCGGTACTGGTTCGGGATATCAGGCGGCTGTTTTGAGTCGGTTGGCAAAAGAAGTTTACACGGTGGAAATCGTACCCGCCCTAGCTGAGCACGCGCGTCAAATTCTAGAGCGGCTGGGCTACCAGAACGTCCATGTCAAGATGGGGAATGGCTACGAAGGTTGGCCGGAATACGCCCCCTACGATGCGATCGTCGCCACTGCCGCCCCCGATCGCGTTCCCCCAGCTTTAGTCGAGCAACTGGCAGTGGATGGGAAACTCGTCATTCCGGTGGGCACATGGGAACAGGATATTGTCACGATCGCCAGAACGAATAACGGTCTCGTCGAAAAAAGAACCATCCCCGTTCGGTTTGTACCAATGACGGGCAAGCCCTCCCATCTGCCTTCGATAACAGGGCAAGCGCAAGCGCGGCATTAA
- a CDS encoding DUF1614 domain-containing protein: MIYLPVTLLLFLLFLLLLPFLWFALAIDVVQIAVAKLGFARPIGLLLLALIILGSAINIPLYRIESEEDLIDDFVLLYRRQFLGIPFHRIQRTTVVALNVGGGLIPIVLALYQFRQAPPMSILAVTAVVSVVSYYAAHIVPGIGIQLNPLVPPLAAALSAMLISNSHASAIAFAGGILGTLIGADILHLKDISKMSAGVLSIGGAGVFDGIALCGLLALLLT, encoded by the coding sequence ATGATCTACCTTCCAGTTACCCTACTGCTATTCCTTTTATTCCTGCTGCTCTTACCCTTCCTCTGGTTTGCGCTCGCAATCGATGTCGTGCAGATAGCGGTGGCGAAGTTGGGGTTTGCCCGCCCTATCGGGTTGCTCCTGTTGGCGCTAATTATCCTGGGCAGTGCCATTAATATCCCCCTCTATCGCATAGAGTCGGAGGAGGATTTGATCGATGACTTTGTCTTGCTCTATCGGAGACAGTTTTTGGGGATTCCCTTCCACAGAATCCAACGTACGACTGTAGTTGCTCTGAATGTGGGGGGTGGTCTGATTCCCATCGTGCTTGCTCTATATCAGTTTCGGCAAGCTCCTCCCATGTCAATTCTAGCGGTTACAGCCGTGGTATCAGTTGTGTCCTACTATGCCGCCCATATCGTACCAGGCATCGGCATTCAGTTGAATCCTCTAGTTCCTCCTCTTGCTGCTGCTTTATCTGCCATGTTAATTAGCAACAGCCATGCTTCAGCGATCGCCTTTGCAGGTGGTATCCTGGGCACTCTGATTGGAGCGGACATACTCCATCTCAAAGACATCAGCAAAATGAGCGCGGGCGTACTCAGCATCGGTGGAGCGGGTGTGTTTGACGGCATCGCGCTGTGCGGTCTGCTGGCCTTGCTGCTGACTTGA
- the psbU gene encoding photosystem II complex extrinsic protein PsbU — protein MKRLVIWLSALILAIATWIGLIGWIQPAIAVEPGVAGIGLCVASDVKIDLNNANMAAFTDCPGFYPSLAKSIVTHGPYVKVEDVLKIEGLSDMQKDLLKANLGHFMVAEATVPLEMRMPPKPVIR, from the coding sequence ATGAAGCGATTAGTCATATGGTTGAGCGCGTTAATTTTAGCGATCGCTACATGGATTGGTTTAATTGGCTGGATTCAACCCGCGATCGCTGTAGAACCTGGCGTTGCGGGTATAGGGTTATGCGTTGCATCCGACGTGAAAATCGATCTGAACAACGCTAATATGGCTGCTTTTACAGACTGTCCGGGATTTTATCCATCTCTGGCAAAATCGATCGTCACGCACGGCCCCTACGTCAAGGTTGAGGATGTGTTGAAAATTGAGGGGCTGAGCGATATGCAAAAGGATCTGTTAAAAGCTAATTTAGGTCACTTTATGGTGGCAGAAGCCACAGTGCCTCTGGAAATGAGGATGCCGCCAAAGCCAGTCATCCGCTAA
- a CDS encoding MarC family protein codes for MIQNLIAYAVGTLITLFPIANPLGAVPIFYSLTATDTPRYRLRLAQKTSLHVILVLAVFLLGGKVILSFFGISLGVLKIAGGLIVAHTAWEMLTARRRLTVQEHQEAIDKEDISFTPMAVPIVSGPGAIGVVIGLSTKTSQWFDIVSCLVGIVLLGVVLYLCLVLGESLIERLGETNMGALNRILGFLILAIAVQLIADGSIDVLKTSAPNLLTGLM; via the coding sequence ATGATACAAAACTTGATTGCTTATGCCGTTGGCACTTTAATTACGCTGTTTCCCATTGCCAACCCTCTAGGGGCAGTGCCGATCTTTTACAGCCTGACAGCAACCGATACTCCGAGATATCGTCTTCGGCTGGCTCAAAAAACGTCTTTGCATGTCATCCTGGTACTGGCAGTATTTTTACTCGGAGGTAAAGTAATCCTCAGTTTTTTTGGTATTTCCCTAGGCGTTCTCAAAATTGCAGGCGGCCTGATCGTCGCGCATACGGCTTGGGAAATGTTAACTGCGCGGCGACGACTGACTGTTCAAGAGCATCAAGAAGCAATCGATAAAGAAGATATATCTTTCACGCCGATGGCCGTACCGATTGTTAGTGGCCCTGGAGCAATTGGAGTGGTCATAGGTCTTTCCACCAAAACAAGTCAGTGGTTTGATATTGTGAGTTGTTTAGTCGGGATCGTTTTACTGGGAGTCGTTCTCTACCTGTGTCTCGTTTTAGGTGAGTCCCTCATTGAGAGGTTAGGGGAGACCAACATGGGAGCGCTCAACCGCATCCTGGGTTTTTTGATTTTAGCGATCGCAGTCCAACTTATTGCTGATGGTTCAATCGACGTACTGAAAACATCTGCGCCAAATTTGCTAACTGGTCTTATGTAG
- a CDS encoding SulP family inorganic anion transporter, with translation MSDRHSEPKVSPGNTIDRLSRYFPFLSWLFHYRSQDLAGDLTAGAIAAVMLVPQSMAYALLAGLPVQVGLYASILPLVLYALLGTSRVLSVGPVAIVSLLVAAGVGQLATPNTPTYLLLAMTLAFVVGLLQIGMGLVRLGFVANFLSHAVISGFISASALIIGLGQLKHLLGIQLPSAESFAGMLAAIAQQIHAANSVTLGIGLGSMLLLIYFQQFLGNFLKQRQIASHWIVPIVRSGPLLVVVGSTLLVWLLRLDRFAQVKIVGAIPTGLPPISMPQFDWATWQALLPTAAIVSLVGFVESIAVAKSLASKRRQKIDADRELIGLGAANLGAAFTGGFPVTGGFSRSVVNFAAGANTGLASIVTAVLIAATLIFLTPLFYFLPQTTLAATIIVAVFGLLDVATFKRMWVYDKTDAISLLVTFFAVLGLGVEIGIIVGVVASLLLYLWRTSRPHIAVVGRVGDTEHFRNVLRHAVKTYPHVIAVRVDGSLYFANTKYLEDFLLRAIADRPDIQHLVLICSAIDFIDASALETLENLREDLEAAGIHLYLSEVKGPVMDRLQEIGFVQRLGSDRIFLTTHQAMLALGCC, from the coding sequence ATGTCAGATCGACACTCAGAACCAAAAGTTTCACCTGGGAATACAATCGACCGGCTGAGCCGCTATTTCCCATTTCTCAGTTGGCTATTCCATTACCGCTCCCAAGACCTGGCGGGCGATTTGACCGCTGGAGCGATCGCTGCGGTTATGCTGGTACCCCAGAGCATGGCCTATGCTCTCCTGGCGGGGTTGCCAGTTCAGGTCGGTCTCTATGCCAGTATTCTGCCGCTCGTTCTCTATGCTTTATTGGGCACGAGTCGAGTCCTGTCTGTGGGTCCCGTAGCGATTGTTTCCCTGCTCGTTGCTGCTGGTGTGGGACAACTGGCGACACCGAATACGCCAACCTACCTGCTACTGGCGATGACGCTGGCATTTGTGGTGGGCTTGTTGCAAATTGGGATGGGGCTGGTGCGATTGGGGTTTGTCGCCAATTTTCTCAGTCATGCCGTTATCTCTGGGTTTATTAGCGCTTCTGCTTTGATTATTGGGCTGGGGCAATTGAAGCATCTGCTGGGCATTCAACTGCCATCAGCCGAGTCTTTTGCGGGGATGTTAGCGGCGATCGCCCAACAAATACATGCCGCGAATTCGGTAACTTTGGGGATTGGACTGGGCAGTATGCTCCTGCTGATTTACTTCCAGCAATTCCTGGGTAACTTTCTCAAGCAGCGGCAAATAGCGTCGCATTGGATCGTCCCCATTGTGCGAAGCGGGCCCCTCCTGGTGGTCGTTGGCAGCACCCTATTAGTCTGGCTATTACGACTCGATCGCTTTGCCCAGGTCAAAATTGTCGGTGCGATTCCCACTGGGTTGCCGCCGATCTCCATGCCTCAGTTTGATTGGGCTACTTGGCAAGCCCTCTTGCCGACGGCAGCGATCGTCAGCTTGGTTGGTTTTGTTGAGAGTATCGCCGTTGCTAAATCTCTTGCCAGCAAGCGCCGTCAAAAAATTGATGCCGATCGCGAGTTGATCGGATTGGGCGCTGCCAACTTAGGAGCCGCCTTTACAGGTGGATTTCCTGTCACTGGAGGTTTCAGCCGTTCGGTGGTGAACTTTGCGGCGGGAGCCAATACCGGCCTGGCCTCGATCGTCACCGCCGTGCTGATTGCCGCGACCTTAATCTTTTTAACCCCTTTGTTTTACTTCTTGCCTCAGACGACTCTAGCAGCCACAATTATCGTTGCCGTATTCGGCCTGCTGGATGTGGCGACCTTCAAGCGGATGTGGGTATACGACAAAACCGATGCCATTTCTCTACTCGTTACCTTCTTCGCCGTACTGGGATTGGGCGTGGAAATTGGCATTATCGTAGGTGTTGTAGCATCGCTGCTGCTCTACTTGTGGCGAACCAGCCGTCCCCATATTGCCGTGGTGGGGCGGGTTGGCGATACCGAACATTTTCGTAATGTATTGCGACATGCGGTCAAAACCTACCCGCACGTAATAGCAGTACGGGTAGATGGAAGTCTCTATTTTGCGAATACAAAGTACTTGGAAGATTTCTTGCTGCGCGCGATCGCCGATCGCCCCGACATCCAACATCTCGTTCTGATTTGCAGCGCGATCGACTTCATCGATGCTAGTGCTTTAGAAACCCTGGAAAATCTGCGCGAGGATCTCGAAGCAGCGGGGATTCATCTCTACCTGTCAGAGGTGAAGGGCCCCGTGATGGATCGATTGCAAGAAATTGGCTTTGTCCAGCGCTTGGGTAGCGATCGCATTTTTTTGACTACCCATCAGGCAATGCTGGCTCTAGGGTGTTGTTAG